The Ovis aries strain OAR_USU_Benz2616 breed Rambouillet chromosome X, ARS-UI_Ramb_v3.0, whole genome shotgun sequence genomic sequence ATTGTTccgcaaccatcaccactgtctagttTCAGAACTTTTACATCATCTCAGACTGAAGCTCTGTACCCCCATTCCACACCCCTAGCCCCTGGTAGCCATTATTTTACtctttgtctctatgaatttagCTAGTGTAGGTAGCtcaaataagtggaatcatacatttgtctttttgttgcattattttaaacattatttcaagatttttgcTAGATTGGAAACTCTTCAAGGATCCAGCACCCTGCTTAAATGAGAAACAGGTAGGTAGATAGGTCgataatagatagatagatagatattccCACACTATGCAGCATAATTGTGGATGATTAACAGATGTAGATTTTTCTCACCTTGTCAGGAAACCAAACCTCGCATTTTGTTTTTCCCCCCCCCAACAGGAATGTCTTATAAGACATCTCCCAGACCTTTTACTGGGGCTTTCCCCACTTTGGGTTAAAAACTTGTTCTGGGGCTGGCCCTGAATGTGCCTAAACCCAATGGGTTTGGGCTGTGCCCACTGTGATAGGGTGCGTATGCTGCAAAAGTCACTTTCCTTTTGGCCCATCTTCAGAGGTAAATGTTGAGCTCATTGAAGGCAGAAACAACATTTGAAGTTTCTTTGATACACCCATGGCAGTGTCAAAAAAGCAGTTAAATAATGTTGTCAGGATGGGCAGCGGGTGAGGGTTGTGGGAAGGTGTAACGTGGTTGCCAAGGAATCTAGTTTGATAACCAAATGAAGATGAAGAGCTTGGCACCAGCTTGTAGGGAAAACCAAAGCCCGCAGGGCAAAATACTTTAGCTCTTGGTTTCTTCATTGGGGAAGAATGAATAATATTAGTAGCCAACATGAATTGAGTACTTAAATACATGCCAGGCATTACTCTAGGTACTTGACACGTATAAACACTCTCCATCCTCCCAACCATCTAaagaggtaggtactattattattagtttCCTTTTCAGTTGAAGAAATTGAGGCATAGAAGGGTTTAGCAATCTACCCAAGTTAGTAAGAAGAGTCAGGGTTTGAATTCAGATGATCAGACTCCAGAGCTCACACTGCTGGAGTCATGTGAGAATCGAAGAATACCAGGGTCTTAAGGGACAGAAGCGCTTCTGGCTGGTGAGCTGAGGTGGTTAGAGCTCCAGGCCAGGGGAGGGGCCTTTGTGGCTCAATTAGCTTTACTCCCTTCCCAGGCCCATCCCTGGCTAGAAAGTGGCTGCCTTTGGTCCCAAGGAGTAAGAGACTAAAAGTCTGAATGCATCCTCACCCCTACTGATAAAACAACTCCAAGTCCAGTGTCCCACATCTCCTAGACtgacaggtgaattttttaccactgagccaccagggaagcccctataagcGCACGTCTGCCACAAATGGGTCATTGATGTGTTCATGTACTATGGATAGTATATTTTGATATTAGGACCACTGTGAGCCTCTTGGAAGCTAAGGCCTATACAAACTCTGGGTACTGTAGGATTGTTATTTAAGGCAGGGCCCAGGAAAGAGCTATTGTGTTTCTcagggctcccccacccccaccccagggagccCATTTATTTTACTAGTAGGAAATGAATAATGTTCAGCAATTTCTTTACCTAGTTGTGGAATTAAAGTATAGTCCCTTGTGCACCTGACCCACTTGATGTATACAAGAAATGATCCCCCCTCCCCAAAAGTGGCTGACTGAATTTTAGAACACTATCCTGCAGGAATACTTCTTATTACAAAACTTCACTGAGCCCTTGAAGCAACAGAGTAAGCAGCTTTGGCTCagggattcacgttgatgtatggccaacccaatacaatattgcaaagtaattaacctccaattaaaataaataaatttatataaaaaataaaataaaatgatcactgacattaaaaaaaaaaagaaaagaaagcctcaaatgaaacaatgaaaatgcATGTGAGCTGAGGGGAAGGCCTAGTGGAGCCCTGTGTTCTGAAATGAGAGCAGGGAATGTGTTCCAGGGGAGAAAGGCCAGGCATAGGTGAGAATTTGCAAAAAGCCTGCAGGTGAAGATATTCAAGGCATATTTGGGGGACAGTCATGTGACCAGCATGGTTGAAGTAGATGGTGCCTATGGGGAGCAGCAGTAGATAGGGCTAGAAATGTTAAGTACTCTTAGGGAAAACAGGCAGGCAGAAGGATTTAGATTTGAAATAGACAGAAATAATGTGttggaggtaggagggaggttcaagagggaggggacatatgtatatctagggctaattcatgttgatgtatggcagaaaccaacacactgttgtaaagcaattatccttcaattaaaaaaaattaaaaagaaataatgtgtTGGGTCTAGAAAGTTCAGGGTCAAAGACATCCTATGATGAGTGATTCCATCATGTTGCCTTTGTCAAAGGGGAACAGTCCTCCTGGCTCCTACCTCTTTTAAGTACAAGAGGTGGCAATAGTAGAATAAAGCAAGGACAACCACAAGGCTAATTGTGTTTCTCAGATGTTTGGCTTCCCTCCACTACACTGTACCAGACTCTTGTCAGTTGCCTGCTCTTGTACTTGAAGTTTCCCAAGATTAATGTGACCCAGTAAATACATTAGGCAAACTCAGTCTTTATTCACAGTTATAGGCTTTTGCCTCAAGTTCATTTTGATTCTCTTACCCAGGTGAGCTGAGCTGGACAACAAAGAAACCTCAGAGCCCTCTTACCCTCTTTTATAGTTTCAAACTTGAGCCAGACCAAGAACTGGGCAACCAGTCTCTCAGTTCCTTTTCCTTGCTCCTCCCCTTGCTCTGCTTAGCTTTCCTGCACTGAATTTTCTACTAATGTGGGAGATTGTGGGCGGGAATACTTACCTGGGAGAAAGCATGGAGCCCTTTGGTCTTGCCCTTCCAAAGCCCCACTCCACTGGCAGTCTTTCGTTCTCTATATTCTGATCTTGATGTATATCAGAGAGCCCACCCCTGAGATTACAGTGAGAGGTAATAAGACTATGTGGCCACTTGTCCAACACCCATACATCTGGTCCCTCTTCTGGTTAAGGCCATAGGTTTTACAGCAAGGTACATGACCAGCTGAGGGTACTACTGTCTTCTTCAAGGGGGATCAGAGTGTAGCTGGACCTCAAGACAGGTAGATGCATGGGCATCAGAAAGCTTCCAAACCCCTGCTAAGAATATTGGGGACACATAAAAGGGGCACTTGATCCCACCTCCTGAGTCTTCCTTGAATACCTACCCCTTCAGTGTTGTCAGGGGAATGATTAGGATATCGTTTTAACTAAATTGATCCCCAAAGCCAGGCTATACAGAAGGCTAAAACAAGTTTACTTTTTAATCTCACCCTATACCAAGCTACATTGTTCAGCTAAGCTTCCGGATAAGTTCTCAACAAACGTGACAGATGGCAGCAATAATATAGCCAGAGCAGCACAGCGCCTGCCAATTTAGGCAGTGGCTGATTACAGCGGAAGAGTAAGCACCCCTCCCTTGTTCCCATAGGTTGTTCGAGAAATATAgaagtgcccccccccccaccgcctccCACAGTGTAGCTGTCTCTGCTCTATTCAACCCCGGTCCAAGGCACCTGAATCTCTTTTCCAGAGCTGCAGGCTGGGGAGTGTTCACTGGGGAAGGTCTGGTCCCCTCATGTCGGGTGACTCCCCTCTAACAAGTTCACTGTGGAGAAGTCTTCTTCTTCccctcattaatttttttttttgatcatttGCTGAAGACATGGTAATGTAGAAACTTGGGAGTtatggaaaagaatgaagaaacagaaaaacatccTCACACATGATCCCCCTCATCCAGAAATAACCAGGATTAACATAGTAGTGTATTTCTTTCCCAGAGTTTATTGCAGCAATTTTTCTTGACATGGTTGAAATCCTACCACTTCAAAATCATAGCTACTATTTTATCACTTGTTTCCTCCTTAAACAGCATGTCCATGGCTTTAAGAATTGTTGTTACCATGATTTTTTAAGTGCAGGAATCATCTTCTGTCTTACGTCTACATTGCTGTTTGTATAACTTGTAAGACACATAATGTTAAAGGCCTGCTAATGCCATGCCCTTCCATGAAATTTAATGCTGCAAGATAAAGTAATGATAGCTGATGTCGTTTGGCGGCTTATTATTTGCAAAGTACTCTTTTAAAGGCttcacatgtattaactcatttaatcctcatgcaGTTCTACAAGGCAGGGGTTATTATTATCGCCAGGTGATAGAAGCAGAACTTGGGAGCCAGAAGACAGGAGTGAGTTGCTCAGAGGAACACAGAGGGTGAGTGTCaaagctggggtttgaacccaggcattgtgactctagagtctgtgctctcagCGCTTGTAAACTGGCCAGTCCAGGAGCTCCCTGCAACCATGAAGGCAGTTTACAATCTAATATGCAACATGCAGTaacattttccagtcaagagtagtGTTCTTAGGATACAATACACATTCTGTCCTTGGTTTACACTCTAGACTCATAACACCATTTCCCAGCCATAAGTAACAGACCTCTCCCAAGGATGTGAAAAATCTTATAGGAAAAGGATAGACAGCATAAGGACTTTTGCTTTTCTAAAACATTAGCCTGTATGTGCCAACCATATAGCATCTACCACCTGTAAACTTAAAACTTATTTAGGCGAGCAGTCTCCCATCAAGAGATGGATTGCGATGATACAGTATAACAGGATAAGATAGACCATTTGTGTAGCGAGCCTCTCTTTCTTCAGAGTAGCATTTTAAACCCATCTTTCTCCTGAGCAGAGACAGATGGTCACACTTCCAAGGCCTAGAGTCTTcttagtttcctttcttttctctcctgcatCTTAAAAAATCTTCCCATTTCCCCATCCAGGGTATCTGATATTCAGCCCTCTCCCTCCGTTGTCCCTGCCTCCCCATTACTGAAGAACTCCTGTGGGTGTGGGTTTTGGTCAGGGTCAAAGTTTCTATCCTCTCTTGAGAGCAGAGCTTCCCACATTAACAGTCAACTTGCCTAGCAAAATTCATCACCACGCACTCCTGCAAATCCTTATCCCCTGGGCATCTCTCTGTATTTCTCCAATCCTGGGAAGGTTCCAGAGAAATCTCTGCACTGCCCTGCACTTGGCTCTCCTCTCCCCGCTGGGACCCACTCCTGCCTTGACTCAGCTTGGAAAATAGGTCTTCCAGAGCAGAAGTCCCTTCAAATGAATCCTGCCCCAGAGCTTTGGCTGCGAAGGAGGCATCTGCCTGGTCCCTCACAGGGCAAGGAAGAATGGGCTTTGCTTCTTCCTTACCATTCTCCACCTGAGGCCAGTTTTTCTGGTCCTTATTTATCCTTACACTTGCCATGGAAGACTCACCCTGCAAGAGAGTCTGAACCGCATCTTTGGCTCTGAATGAGGTCCAAGCTTGGACTGTCAGAGGCCAAGAAGGAGACAAGACACTTTGGTCTTTTCTATCCCTCCTCGTACACCCACTTTTCTCCCCTACATTCAACCCATCTTTAGCAAAAGAAACCTCCTCCAGTGAGCCATGGCCCGATGCCACATCTGAGCACGGGCTGCCAGCCTGAGCACTCTGATAAGAAGTAACCAGTGACACTTTATCTTTCTCCTCCTTTAGATCCCTGCTTCGAAGCTCCGTGTTAACTCCATCATtggcaactgctgaagccccagCAGGAGCTGTGGGTAATGGACCTGGGTTCGTGTAAGATGCCCAAGCCTGTACCGTCAGAGGCCAGGGGCTACGCAGGatcttgttctttttatttcttcctttatggcTGTTTTCCTGCTCTAGTTTTATTTCCTGGTTGTCCACCAGAGAGTCCCACTCAGCAGAGGACTGAGTTGGACTTCCTGCTGGCAACAGGGCACCAGCCGGTGCCATCCGAGACTGACTGAGAGTGGATGCCTTTTTACCCTCACCACTCTGCCTTTGCTCCCAGGCTTCATCCTCCACACTGACTTCTATATCATCCTCTAACAGAGGCGCTAGGACAGGAGCGTGACCCAGAACTGGGGCTGCCGAAGATGCTCGAGTCCGCAGCGTCAGAGGACAAGGAAGATACAccatcttcctttccttcctattCCTCCTTTTACGGCTGTTTTTCTTCCCTATGTGTTCCCTGATGTTAGCCCTCTGCCATATAGCGTGATCGGGAGCTGCCTGTGGTCGTGGGGCCTCAGCTTCCATATCCAGACACAGACTGAGGTTGGACATTTTTTCCACCTCATCACCCTCTCTTGGACCCATGCTTTCCTGCCCCACATTTCCCCCACTACTTGCATCAAGATTAGTATCTTCCAGTGCAGTTTGAATGGTAGGCGGGGCTCCCGTGTATGCAGCAGCTGAATCTGCGTCCTTTGCCTGGGTCGTCAGAGCCTCCATGTGAGCTAAAATGTCTTTCTCCATGTTTCTTTCCCCCTTCAACTCTGCCTTGCTTTCGTTTCTGGATCAATGAACGTGTTGATCTggaacagaggaaaaagaagtCATCCAAGAGGGAAATGAGATTAACAATCAAGGCTAGCAAAATGGCCCTTCTGGAAGGAGAGTATCAAGCATCAGGTCTGGGGGACTCAAACCAAGGATACCTGAAACTATTTAGAAGCAGAGCTGGTTACGGAGGTGGTGAACAAAGTAAGGCTGTCAGACGCCTCATTGGCAGCTATTCCGCTACAACCTCCCACAAATGGCTCACTCCTGCTATTTATCGGCGACCCTGGACACCCTCAAAATCCTGATGGCTGGTATTTTCAACCTTCATCAGTCATCACTGTCTCCTTTGAAAGTAGAGGAAAACACTGGAAAGacataaacaacaacataaaaatatttccatttgcatCTAAGGGGAATAGAGACATTGGTTAATGGTCAGGTATAGATCTTAGCATTCTTACCTTTTGATGCTTCAGATAGCCTTAGGAGACCAAATCATAGCAGAGAAAGCTGGAGTTGAGCCtattaagtcagagaaagaaagcatCATCAAAATGAGCCTGACTAGATGCCCCTGGGTACGACTTTGAGCAGACTCTTACCTGGCTGTCCCAGAAATGATCTGTTGCAGTTTCCCACACAGAAGAATTGGTGTATACACCAAGGACCCAGGGGGTCTACATAATCCAGTGATGCTCATTTGATAAAGAAGAGATTctggtttgatagaaaacagcaaaattctgtaaagaaattatccttaaatttaaaaataaataatttttttttaaaaaaagaagagattctgttcagttcagtatgATACTAGCCTTTAGTTCTCCCTCACCGGTT encodes the following:
- the LOC132658815 gene encoding uncharacterized protein LOC132658815, with translation MEKDILAHMEALTTQAKDADSAAAYTGAPPTIQTALEDTNLDASSGGNVGQESMGPREGDEVEKMSNLSLCLDMEAEAPRPQAAPDHAIWQRANIREHIGKKNSRKRRNRKERKMVYLPCPLTLRTRASSAAPVLGHAPVLAPLLEDDIEVSVEDEAWEQRQSGEGKKASTLSQSRMAPAGALLPAGSPTQSSAEWDSLVDNQEIKLEQENSHKGRNKKNKILRSPWPLTVQAWASYTNPGPLPTAPAGASAVANDGVNTELRSRDLKEEKDKVSLVTSYQSAQAGSPCSDVASGHGSLEEVSFAKDGLNVGEKSGCTRRDRKDQSVLSPSWPLTVQAWTSFRAKDAVQTLLQGESSMASVRINKDQKNWPQVENGKEEAKPILPCPVRDQADASFAAKALGQDSFEGTSALEDLFSKLSQGRSGSQRGEESQVQGSAEISLEPSQDWRNTERCPGDKDLQECVVMNFARQVDC